The genome window CCAGTGGAATCAGGAAGCCGAACTGGAACTTGACCAGCATGGCGAGCACGGCGCCAGCCGCCGCGGCCTCGGTCCAGCCGCGAGCGAGCATGTAAAGCGTCGCCAGCACCACGAGCGTGCCGACCGAGTCGACCTGGCCCCAGACCGCGGAGTCGAAGATGGTTCCAGGGTTGAAGAGATAGATGACAACCGCCACCAGGCCAAGCCGCTCGCCGCTCCACGACCCCAGCCATCCGTCTCCGTAGCGGCGCGCGTAAAGGAAGAGGAGCCAGGCGACGCCAGCGTCGCCGAGGATCCCCGGCACCTTGACCAGGCCCGGCGTGATCGAGAGCCCGAAGACCGGCCGCAGCAGCTCGCCGATGCCCCCGAGCAGCCACAGCACGTACATGTAGCCGGGTGGGTAGTCCGCCAGGTAGCCGGGCTGGTAGAACTGGCCGGGCCCTTGGGCGGACATGCGGGCGGCCCAGATGGCGAAGTCGCCGACGTCCACGCGAAAGCCGGAGAACGGCAGGTACGGCCCGGCGATGACGGCGCGCAGCAGCACGCCGAGGACGATCAGGATGACGACCAGGGTCGCGGGATCGAGCGGCAGGCCGCGTTCGATTGGCCTCGCGCCCCGCTCCCTGACGGAGTCGCGGGTCATCGGTGACGGCACCTCGCTATCGGCGCCTGGGTGTGTCGTACGCCAACGTGGGCCGGAGTATACATCCGGGTTTCGGACGCCCCCGAACCACGGTCGGTTGCGCTAGGGTACCGACCGTGACCGATTCCGAGCCCTCCGCCCGGCCGCGCCTGACCTTCTTCTTCCCGGCCTACAACGAGGAGGAGAACATCGCGCGGACCGTCGGGCTGGCACTCTCGCAGATCGGTCCGGTGGTCCCTTCGATCGAGGTCCTGGCGATCGACGATGGCTCGACCGACCAGACGCCGGCGCTCGCCGACGCCCTGGCCGCGGCCGACCCGCGCGTGCGGGTTCACCACCAGCCGAACCGCGGCTACGGCGGGGCCATCAAGGCGGGCTTCGAGCAGGCACGCGGCGAGCTGATCTGCTTCTCGGACGGCGACCTCCAGTTCGACCTGCGCGAGATGAGCCGGCTCCTGGAGCGGCTGGCGGACGAGCGGAAGCCGGTCGACGCGGTGATCGGCTTCCGGATCAAGCGTCGCGACCCGTTCCACCGCATCTTCATCGCCAAGACCTACAACGCGATCGTGTCGGTCGCCTTCGGCCTGCGCGTGCGCGACATCGACTGCGCCATGAAGCTCTTCCGGCGGGAGGTCTTCGAGGGTTTGCGCCTGGATGCCGAGGGGCCGTTCCTGTCGGCCGAGCTGCTCATCAAGCTGCGTGCGCGGGGGGTCCGCACGGCGCAGGTCGGTGTCAATCACTTCCCCCGCGCTGCCGGCACCAATACCGGGGCCAGCTTCAAGAAGATTCTGCGCACCTTCCGTGACCTGGCCAGGCTGCGCTGGGACCTGTGGACGAAGCGCGACGAGGTTCTCGGCCGCCGCGTCTGAGGCCGCCGCGTCTGAGGCCGGCGCAGCTGTGGCCGGCGCAGCTGTGGCCGTCAGGCCCCCTGCTCCTCGCTGGGCGGACCCTTCTCCCCACCCTCCAGGTCGACGTCGAGCGAGTTGACGAACTCGCGGAAGATGGCGAGGCTCTCATCGTGCACGTCGCCGGGTTCGGCGCGGTCTGGCTCCACCCCGGCCTCGTCGAGGACCCGCTCATCCACGTAGATGGTCGACCCGGTGCGCACCGCCACCGCGATCGCATCGCTGGTCCGGGAGTCGATCTCGGCCTCCCCGCCGTCGGCGGTCTCGACGTAGAGCCGCGCGTGGAAGGTGCCGTCCGTCACGTGCGTGATGACGACACGGCTGATGCTGGAGTTCAGGGCGGCCACGATGCTGACGAGCAGATCGTGGGTCAGCGGGCGCTCCGCGTTGAGGCCCTGCAGACGCATGGCGATGGCGTTGGCCTCTGACGGGCCGATCCAGATCGGCAGATACCGCTCCCGGTCGGACTCCTTCAGGATGACCACGTGCTGGCTCGAGAGCATGTGCACGCGAACGCTTTCGACGACCATCTCGATCAGCCTCACCGACCGATTCTAGATGAGGCTACTCGAGGACGACTCGGACGATCCGTGTCGGCGTCAGCAGGTACGCGACCGGTGGGCCGTCGGCGACCGAGGCAACGCTGAAGGCCCGCACCTCGTCCAGCAGCGCGGCCTCCGCGCCGCTGCGTGGCGCGAGCCATTGGCGCAGGAACGAGCCGTCGGCACGCTGGTAGGAGAGAATCCGCGCATGCGCCGCGTCGTAGACGTAGAAGGTCTCGCGGTCGCCGATCGTCGCACCGTCAAGAAGGCGGTAGTCGAGGTTGGGGCGGAGAGACCCGTCCGGCGGCGCGTCGAGGGAATAGTCCTCCTGCGCAAGCGGCGTCCCGAAGTTGACGCGCGTCACGGTGCGGGCCTGCAGCAGCCACAGGTTGGCATCCGCGAACATGTCGCGGGCCTGGGCGACGGGCAGATCCGGGCGCTCGACGAGGTACGACTCGGGTGGGCTCGGGTAGCGGACCGGGATCACGTCGCCAGGGGTCCACTTGAGCACGTCGCCCCCACCCCCATCGACCAGGTACAGGTTGAAGATCTCCAGTGGTGGCCGATGCTGGAGTGCGGTCAGCAGCCGGCTCTCCGTTGAGACGGCACCCAGGCCGGGCAGCCCGATCGGATGCGCGACCTGCTCGACGAGGTCGAAGCGCCACGCCTGCCGGGCGCGATCCAGCAGCACCACGTCGGTCGCCGCGGTGGCGATCATCCACGGGGCCCCGGCCGTCACGCCGTCGAGGTCCTGTCCTGCCCGATACAGGACGGCCGCCTCCCCGCTCGCCGGATCCACCCGGATCACACGCCCGTGACCGACCTCGGCGACCCACAACGAGCCGTCGCTGGCCATCACCATGTCGACCGGATCGGTGGCGGTGAAGGCGGCCGCAAGGTCGGCCACGGTGGTGCTGTCGAGGAGGCGCCCCACCGCGAAGATCGTGTCCAGGCCGCGCTCGATGCGGCCCCGCAGCGGGTCGAGCGAGGCCGGGGCGACGCCTGCCTCAGAGGCTCGTTCGATGGCGGCGAGCGAGTCGGTCAGGAGCGTGGCTGCACGCGTCGGGTCGCGGTCGATCAGGTCCCGCCCGTCGACCCTTTCGTCGACCGTGCCGACCAGCTCATGCGCCTCGGCGATGGCGGCCCGCGCGATCGAGGCTCGCAGGATGGCGTCGGTCGGACGCGGGTTCGGGAGGCTGGCAACACTCGCGCCGACCGCCAGCAGGGCCGCCACGGCGGCGATCCCGAGCAGCCCGCGACGGCGGCGACGCCCCTCTTCGCGCAGCGCGGTGCGGGGGATGCTGGTCGGATAGCGCGCGCGGCGGCGGGGCACGAAGGCGAGCGCCATGTTGACCCCCACCAGGAGGCCGCGTGCCAGCGCGCGCTGGCCGGCGTCGATGGCATCGCCGCCCCGGTGCAGAAGGTGCCCGATCGCATCGGCCAGCGGGACCGGGCTGCGGTCCGGGAGTCCGGCCAGCTCCTCGTGCGGATGAACCGGCTCGAGCTGGTGGGTGGCGGCCGTCGCCGCCAGCTCGATCAGCTCGATCGCCAGCAGCCCGTCGGAGCCCTGGCCGCCCCGGATCTGGAAGAGCTGGTGCAGGTGCTCGACCGCTGCTGCCGGGCGGAGCGTGGCCAGGGCGCGCTGCACCTCGTCGACCCCGACCACCTGGGCCACGTTGCGCGACACGAGCGCCACCCGGTCGCCCGCCGCGAGCTCGCCCTCCCAGGTGTACGGCTTGATCTCGAGCGTCTCCCCGAGCGAGTCGGCAACCCGGCGCTCGCGGACCCGCGGATCCTCCGCATCCACGGACGGGGGAGGCGGCAGCTCGAACATCCGCTCGTCCCGCACGATGACCGCGGCGGCTGGCCCGAGCTTGGCCACGTGCCCCTCCCGCCCACGAACCACCAGGGCCACGATGCTCACCCCTCCACGTCGGGTGAGCCCGAGCCGAGTTCGCTGGTGGTAGAGGAGCCGGTTGGCGGCGGAGAGCGCCTTGCTGATCGCTCCCGTCGCGCCCGCGGAAAGGTCGTAGTAGTAGTCGCGCTCGATCGTCTCCAGAGCCTCGGCCGCGGCGCGGCCCAGCGCCGGATCGGCGCCGGTGACCTGCGCGAGGAGGAAGAGGCTGCCCTTGGTGCGCACCTCTGACCCGGTCGTGGGCTCGCGAAATCGAACCAGGTCGAGCGCGTCGGAGGCGCGTTCCTCGCCGGCCAACAGGCCGATGCGGGTGGCCAGGCGGTTGCTCATCGGGGAATCCGGACTCGAGCGAGGGACGGCGACGGGCCCGATTATAGGGAGCGGCCACCCCCCGAACGAGCCACCGAAACGGTGACCCGGGTGAGGACGATCGTCGCCCCCGGACGCCCGTCCATGCGCTGGTTGGTGGCCGCCATGAGGGCCTCGGCGCGCAGCCCGAGCTCTTGCGCGAGGATCGGCTCGGACGCCTCCACCTGGGCGGTCCCGGCGCGGACGGTGATCAGGCGCGACGAGAGGCTGTCGCGCTCGAGCCCGGCGGCGGTGACCGCCTCCTGCCACGCCAGCCGCGCCTGGGCCAGCGCGATCTGCTCGGCGGCACCGGGACCCATGCAGGCGAGCAGGGCTCGCTGCACCGCACTGGCGGCCTCCTCGGTGCGGCTCATGCCACGCGCGGCGCCTGCGAGAGGCGTCCCTCACCGGCCTGCCAGATCGTGACGCCCCTGCGCCCGGCGGGGAGGGTCGCCAGGTCCGCCATCGTGACCAGCACCTGGCCTCGATCCAGGAGCAGCGACAGCGACCGGTCGGAGCGCTCCGCGTCGAGCTCGGAGAAGATGTCGTCCAGCAGCACGATCGGGGTCGGGGCGCCATCGGCCCCCAGCAGGTCGGTCTCGGCCAGCTTCAGGGCCAGGATGATCGTGCGCTGCTGCCCCCGGCTGGCATGCGTCGCCACCTCGCGACCGGCGAGCTCGACCCGCAGGTCGTCGCGGTGTGGCCCGACCAAGGAGACGCCGTTCCACAGCTCCTTCTCCCGAGCCTGGCTGATCCGTCGGCGGTAGGCCGCCTCGAGCTCCTCGATCGGTGGGGCCGCAGCGGTCGCCGCGGGCCGTTCCGGCCAGGCGTCCTTGAGCGTGTCGGCGTAGGTGACACGAACCTGTTCGCCGCGCTCGTCGACGGGAGCCACCGCGTCATGCAGCCCGGGGATCCGAGCCGCGAGGTCGGCCACCAGGTCCAGCCGCGCGGCCATCACCCGCGCCCCGACCAGCGCGAGCTGCTCGTCCCAGAAGGTGAGGTTGTCGGCCGTCGCCTCCTCGCGGCGGATGGCACGCAACAGAGCGTTGCGCTGGGCGAGGATCCGCCCCAGCTCGGCCAGGTCGGGTGCCGCCGCGCGGTGGCGCTGCGCCAGGATTGCGTCCATGAACCGACGGCGCTCGGAGGGGGCGCCCACCAGGAGGAGCATCTCCTCCGGCCGGAAGAGGACGACGCGGACGGTATCGCCGATGGTCGAGGCCCGCCTGGGCAGGCCATTGACGGTGACCCGCTTGCGGATCTCGGGGGGTGCGTCCTCGGCGGGGATCAGCAGCTCCACCCGCGAGGTCGAGGCACCCTGCGGGTCGG of Chloroflexota bacterium contains these proteins:
- a CDS encoding bifunctional nuclease family protein, whose protein sequence is MRLIEMVVESVRVHMLSSQHVVILKESDRERYLPIWIGPSEANAIAMRLQGLNAERPLTHDLLVSIVAALNSSISRVVITHVTDGTFHARLYVETADGGEAEIDSRTSDAIAVAVRTGSTIYVDERVLDEAGVEPDRAEPGDVHDESLAIFREFVNSLDVDLEGGEKGPPSEEQGA
- the recF gene encoding DNA replication and repair protein RecF (All proteins in this family for which functions are known are DNA-binding proteins that assist the filamentation of RecA onto DNA for the initiation of recombination or recombinational repair.), which encodes MRLTRLVLEDFRSYASAELHPEPGMTIVAGPNGAGKTNLLEAVFVAVTGRSHRAGSDAELVRHSRPFARVRLDLSDPQGASTSRVELLIPAEDAPPEIRKRVTVNGLPRRASTIGDTVRVVLFRPEEMLLLVGAPSERRRFMDAILAQRHRAAAPDLAELGRILAQRNALLRAIRREEATADNLTFWDEQLALVGARVMAARLDLVADLAARIPGLHDAVAPVDERGEQVRVTYADTLKDAWPERPAATAAAPPIEELEAAYRRRISQAREKELWNGVSLVGPHRDDLRVELAGREVATHASRGQQRTIILALKLAETDLLGADGAPTPIVLLDDIFSELDAERSDRSLSLLLDRGQVLVTMADLATLPAGRRGVTIWQAGEGRLSQAPRVA
- a CDS encoding glycosyltransferase family 2 protein, with the translated sequence MTDSEPSARPRLTFFFPAYNEEENIARTVGLALSQIGPVVPSIEVLAIDDGSTDQTPALADALAAADPRVRVHHQPNRGYGGAIKAGFEQARGELICFSDGDLQFDLREMSRLLERLADERKPVDAVIGFRIKRRDPFHRIFIAKTYNAIVSVAFGLRVRDIDCAMKLFRREVFEGLRLDAEGPFLSAELLIKLRARGVRTAQVGVNHFPRAAGTNTGASFKKILRTFRDLARLRWDLWTKRDEVLGRRV